Proteins found in one Paenibacillus dendritiformis genomic segment:
- a CDS encoding YtrH family sporulation protein, giving the protein MGTFLSKALIDFFIAFGVVLGGSILAGIGAVVALQSPVDTMQHISEQLKIWAVVAAVGGTIDPIRVIESNFLDGNLSPVFKQLLYILVSFIGAHMGTELIQWICRSRI; this is encoded by the coding sequence ATGGGTACGTTTCTGTCCAAAGCGCTCATCGATTTTTTCATCGCCTTCGGCGTCGTGCTGGGCGGATCAATACTGGCCGGCATCGGGGCCGTCGTCGCGCTGCAATCGCCGGTCGATACGATGCAGCATATTTCCGAGCAATTGAAAATATGGGCCGTCGTCGCCGCCGTCGGCGGAACGATCGACCCGATACGCGTCATCGAAAGCAACTTCCTGGACGGGAACCTCTCCCCGGTCTTCAAGCAGCTGCTCTACATCCTCGTCTCCTTCATCGGCGCCCATATGGGAACCGAGCTGATTCAGTGGATATGCCGAAGCCGAATCTAG
- a CDS encoding phosphatidylglycerophosphatase A: MPLDMAEQWLNRRGVTLDSIADIVYQLQAPYNASLTMEACLDSVRTVIRKREVQYTLITGIALDELAEQKRLPEPLQSIMEADESLYGVDETLAMGITNVYGMIGLTSFGYLDKAKIGVIRELNDNREQVHVFLDDIVAGLAAAASARIAHRNRDARSYDAEDDGL, translated from the coding sequence ATGCCGCTCGATATGGCCGAGCAATGGCTCAACCGGCGGGGTGTCACCCTGGACAGCATCGCGGACATCGTCTATCAGCTCCAGGCGCCTTACAATGCTTCTCTGACGATGGAAGCGTGCCTGGATAGCGTGCGGACGGTAATCCGCAAGCGGGAAGTCCAATATACGCTCATTACCGGCATTGCGCTGGATGAGCTGGCGGAGCAGAAGCGGCTGCCCGAGCCGCTGCAATCGATTATGGAGGCGGACGAATCCTTGTACGGGGTGGACGAGACGCTCGCGATGGGGATTACGAATGTATACGGCATGATTGGCTTAACGAGCTTCGGCTATTTGGACAAAGCGAAAATCGGCGTCATCCGCGAGCTCAACGATAACCGGGAGCAGGTGCACGTATTTCTCGACGATATCGTCGCCGGATTGGCGGCGGCGGCTTCCGCCCGCATCGCGCACCGGAACCGGGACGCGCGCAGCTACGATGCGGAAGATGACGGGCTGTAG
- the accD gene encoding acetyl-CoA carboxylase, carboxyltransferase subunit beta produces the protein MFKDLFQKKKYATVPSPMMNDDRPKREIPEGLMNKCPKCGTIQYHKEFQKNLKVCSECSHHLRLNAWERIEMTLDEGRFFEYDADMDSVDPLQFPDYMEKLNLQKAKTGLKEAVITGEGTIGGFPVVVAVMSFEFFTGSMGSVVGEKVTRAIETAQQKQYPLIIFSTSGGARMQESILSLMQMAKTSAALAKFHEAGGLYISVFTDPTMGGVSASFAMLGDIIIAEPGARIGFAGRLVIEQTIRQKLPDEFQTAEFNLKHGQIDLVVPRKDMRQTLIKLIDLHTVKGEVTHGG, from the coding sequence GTGTTTAAAGACTTATTTCAAAAGAAAAAGTACGCAACAGTACCTTCGCCGATGATGAACGATGATCGTCCTAAGCGTGAAATACCCGAAGGGTTAATGAACAAATGCCCGAAATGCGGCACGATTCAGTATCATAAAGAATTTCAAAAAAACCTGAAGGTATGCTCGGAGTGCAGTCATCATCTGCGATTGAATGCGTGGGAACGCATCGAAATGACCTTGGACGAAGGCCGTTTCTTTGAATATGATGCGGATATGGATTCTGTCGACCCGCTTCAATTTCCGGATTATATGGAGAAGTTGAATCTTCAAAAAGCAAAAACGGGCTTGAAAGAGGCCGTAATCACCGGCGAAGGCACCATTGGCGGATTTCCGGTTGTGGTTGCCGTCATGAGCTTCGAGTTTTTCACGGGAAGCATGGGCTCCGTCGTCGGCGAGAAGGTGACGCGCGCGATCGAGACGGCGCAGCAGAAGCAATATCCTCTGATCATTTTCTCCACCTCCGGAGGAGCGCGGATGCAGGAAAGTATTCTGAGCCTGATGCAGATGGCGAAGACGAGCGCGGCGTTGGCCAAGTTCCACGAGGCCGGCGGATTGTATATTTCCGTCTTCACTGATCCGACGATGGGCGGCGTATCGGCCAGCTTCGCGATGCTTGGCGACATTATTATAGCGGAGCCCGGCGCGAGAATTGGCTTTGCCGGACGACTTGTCATCGAGCAGACGATTCGCCAGAAGCTGCCGGACGAGTTCCAGACGGCGGAATTTAACTTGAAGCACGGACAGATCGATCTGGTCGTACCGCGTAAAGACATGCGCCAAACATTGATCAAGCTGATTGATCTGCATACCGTGAAAGGAGAGGTGACGCATGGCGGGTGA
- a CDS encoding YtpI family protein, with product MEWIQWTLFLLLCITSVLSVFFSIRSRRQTDTVLRGLFAARMNICMGLMLLCLAGIQAMVYSASTMRIIVGAVVMLLGLFNLLAGVRNHMHFQRILDGVGSSK from the coding sequence ATGGAATGGATTCAATGGACGCTGTTCCTGTTATTGTGCATCACTTCCGTGCTGTCCGTCTTTTTCAGCATCCGCTCCCGGCGGCAGACGGACACGGTGCTCCGCGGCCTGTTCGCGGCCAGAATGAATATCTGCATGGGACTGATGCTGCTCTGCCTGGCCGGCATTCAGGCGATGGTATACTCCGCCTCGACGATGCGCATCATTGTCGGCGCCGTCGTCATGCTGCTCGGGCTGTTCAATCTGCTGGCCGGCGTGCGCAACCATATGCACTTCCAGCGCATTCTGGACGGGGTCGGCTCCTCGAAATAA
- a CDS encoding DRTGG domain-containing protein produces MEGNDGTVTKYEQLLHHIEGLKPGTKISVRKLAKEMSVSEGTAYRAVKEAESIGIVITKERIGTVRVEKKPRNMSDNLTFGEVVDILGGHVLGGGKGLEKTLNKYVIGAMKLDAMERYIDAGSLLIVGNREDAHRLALQHGAGVLITGGFGTSREVKLLADALNLPIFSSKYDTFTVASIINRALFDRLIKKKIMIIEDIVTLKSKMYVLRPSSTVHDFERMREETGHSRFPVVDEWNRVIGMMTYKDMLGADSQQTIEKLYTRSPLTATLQTTLATAAHTMVWEGVELLPVVDRSRKLIAVVTRREVLNALRDARQETQLGETFVDLIWNGFEEQRDEEGNPMFRGAITPQMVNGFGAVSEGILTTLMTQAALRAVKEMRSYDHVMDNITTYFVRPLQIEDVVTLKPQLIEMSRKFCKLEVEIRHGEVLAAKAMMTMQSIDHD; encoded by the coding sequence ATGGAAGGGAATGATGGGACGGTTACGAAGTATGAGCAGTTGCTCCATCATATCGAGGGCTTGAAGCCGGGAACGAAAATATCGGTGCGCAAGCTGGCGAAGGAGATGTCGGTGAGCGAGGGGACCGCTTACCGCGCCGTCAAAGAGGCGGAGAGCATCGGCATCGTCATTACGAAGGAGCGGATAGGAACGGTCCGCGTCGAGAAGAAGCCGCGCAATATGTCGGACAACCTGACCTTCGGTGAAGTGGTCGACATATTGGGCGGACATGTATTGGGCGGCGGCAAAGGTCTCGAGAAGACGCTGAACAAATATGTCATCGGGGCGATGAAGCTCGACGCGATGGAGCGCTATATCGATGCCGGCAGCCTGCTTATCGTCGGGAACCGGGAAGATGCGCATCGGCTTGCCCTTCAGCATGGCGCGGGGGTCCTCATCACCGGGGGATTCGGCACCAGCCGCGAGGTCAAGCTGCTGGCGGATGCGCTGAATCTGCCGATTTTTTCGTCGAAATACGACACGTTCACGGTCGCCTCGATCATTAACCGCGCGCTGTTCGACCGGTTAATCAAGAAGAAGATTATGATCATCGAGGATATCGTCACGTTGAAATCGAAAATGTATGTGCTGCGTCCTTCCAGTACGGTGCATGATTTCGAGCGGATGCGGGAAGAGACGGGTCACAGCCGCTTCCCGGTCGTGGACGAATGGAACCGCGTCATCGGGATGATGACGTACAAGGATATGCTCGGCGCGGATTCGCAGCAGACGATTGAGAAGCTGTATACGCGAAGCCCGCTGACGGCCACGCTGCAGACGACGCTGGCTACTGCCGCCCATACGATGGTGTGGGAAGGGGTGGAACTGCTGCCTGTCGTCGATCGGAGCCGGAAGCTGATTGCGGTCGTGACGCGCCGCGAGGTGCTGAACGCGCTGCGGGACGCGCGTCAGGAGACGCAATTAGGCGAGACGTTCGTTGATTTGATATGGAACGGCTTCGAGGAACAGCGGGACGAGGAAGGCAATCCGATGTTCCGCGGGGCGATTACGCCCCAGATGGTCAACGGCTTCGGCGCGGTGTCGGAGGGCATATTGACGACGCTGATGACGCAAGCCGCGCTGCGGGCGGTCAAGGAGATGCGGAGCTACGATCACGTGATGGACAATATCACCACGTATTTCGTCCGTCCGCTCCAGATTGAAGATGTCGTCACGCTGAAGCCTCAATTGATCGAAATGAGCCGGAAGTTCTGCAAGCTGGAGGTCGAGATTCGGCATGGAGAGGTGCTGGCGGCCAAAGCGATGATGACGATGCAGTCGATCGATCACGACTGA
- a CDS encoding FxsA family protein, with amino-acid sequence MNPIMIGILIVLTLIPALEIYGFLLVSGWIGGWNTFLLILLTSVIGAIIARYEAAQVWGDAQKQLQARQVPGRAVIDGLCILAGGVLLLTPGFFTDIVGFTLVFPLTRPLYRHYLLKWIEKKMKDGSFIYYRRH; translated from the coding sequence ATGAACCCGATCATGATAGGCATACTTATCGTATTGACCTTAATTCCGGCTTTGGAGATATATGGTTTTCTCCTCGTCAGCGGCTGGATAGGAGGGTGGAACACGTTCCTCCTGATCCTTTTGACCAGTGTGATCGGCGCGATCATCGCGCGCTACGAGGCAGCTCAAGTATGGGGAGATGCCCAGAAGCAGCTTCAAGCGAGACAGGTTCCGGGACGGGCGGTCATTGACGGGCTCTGTATATTGGCTGGCGGCGTGCTGCTGCTGACCCCCGGTTTTTTCACGGATATTGTGGGCTTCACGCTCGTGTTTCCTCTGACCCGGCCCCTATACAGGCATTACTTGCTTAAATGGATTGAAAAGAAAATGAAGGATGGCAGCTTCATCTACTATCGGCGACATTGA
- the accA gene encoding acetyl-CoA carboxylase carboxyl transferase subunit alpha has product MAGELPFEQPLVELKNKIDELKRFGEEKNIDFTEEIARLEQRYAKLAEDIYTTISPSQKMHLARHHQRPTALDFIQHIFTDFIEMHGDRLYGDDLAIVGGLARLNGIPVTVIGHQRGKDTKDNIARFFGSPHPEGFRKALRLMQQADKFKRPIITFIDTKGAYPGNTAEERGQSEAIARNLRDMMLLRVPVICVVIGEGGSGGALALGVGNRVLMLENAIYSAISPNGAASILWKDASKADQAAEAMKITADDLKEMDVIEEIIPEPQGGAHKDVPAASAEVKEALVRHLAELLEMSADELREDRYEKFRRIGVFEEQTKVGSTES; this is encoded by the coding sequence ATGGCGGGTGAGCTTCCGTTCGAGCAGCCTTTGGTAGAGTTGAAGAACAAAATAGACGAGCTTAAGCGGTTCGGCGAAGAAAAAAATATTGACTTTACTGAGGAGATCGCCCGGTTGGAGCAGCGTTACGCCAAGCTGGCCGAGGACATTTATACCACGATCAGTCCGTCGCAGAAGATGCACTTGGCACGACATCATCAACGTCCGACCGCGCTTGATTTCATTCAGCATATTTTTACCGATTTCATCGAAATGCACGGAGACCGCCTGTATGGCGACGATCTCGCGATCGTCGGCGGTTTGGCGCGTCTGAACGGCATTCCCGTCACGGTCATCGGCCATCAGCGCGGGAAGGATACGAAGGATAATATTGCCCGCTTCTTCGGCAGCCCCCACCCGGAAGGCTTCCGCAAGGCGCTGCGCCTGATGCAGCAAGCGGACAAGTTCAAGCGCCCGATCATTACGTTCATTGACACGAAGGGCGCTTATCCGGGCAATACGGCGGAAGAACGCGGCCAATCCGAGGCGATCGCCCGCAACCTGCGGGATATGATGCTGCTCCGTGTGCCGGTCATTTGTGTCGTAATCGGTGAAGGCGGCAGCGGCGGAGCATTGGCATTGGGCGTGGGCAACCGCGTGCTGATGCTGGAAAATGCGATCTATTCCGCTATTTCCCCGAACGGGGCGGCCTCCATTCTGTGGAAGGACGCGTCGAAGGCCGATCAGGCGGCGGAAGCGATGAAGATTACGGCAGACGATCTGAAGGAAATGGACGTCATCGAGGAGATCATTCCCGAGCCGCAGGGCGGAGCCCACAAAGATGTGCCGGCTGCCTCTGCCGAAGTCAAAGAAGCGCTTGTTCGCCATCTGGCCGAGCTGCTGGAGATGAGCGCCGATGAGCTGCGGGAGGACCGGTATGAGAAATTCCGCCGCATCGGGGTATTTGAAGAACAAACCAAGGTCGGAAGTACCGAATCATAA
- a CDS encoding acyl-CoA thioesterase, translating to MSDAGMNPQAAWHGFPLRVRYQETDRMDVVFHGNYVTWFEVGRTEWIRAQGLTYRELESRGLLLPVVDLHLHFMRPAVYDDTVIVFTKLIQRTPLRLTFASCICRAGAGVAEAGWYVEPEGERLVEGETTLAWLNANWRPARIEREAPDVWDLLKQACP from the coding sequence ATGAGCGATGCCGGAATGAACCCGCAAGCCGCGTGGCATGGATTTCCGCTGCGTGTCAGATACCAGGAGACCGACCGGATGGATGTCGTATTCCACGGCAATTACGTCACCTGGTTCGAGGTGGGCCGCACTGAATGGATTCGGGCCCAAGGCCTAACCTACCGTGAACTGGAATCGCGGGGATTGCTGCTGCCGGTCGTCGACCTGCATCTGCATTTTATGCGCCCGGCTGTATACGATGATACGGTGATCGTGTTCACGAAGCTCATTCAGCGGACGCCTCTGCGCCTCACCTTCGCCTCCTGCATCTGCCGCGCAGGCGCGGGGGTTGCCGAAGCCGGCTGGTATGTTGAGCCGGAAGGCGAGCGCCTCGTCGAAGGAGAGACGACGCTGGCTTGGTTGAACGCGAACTGGAGACCGGCCCGGATCGAGCGGGAAGCGCCTGATGTATGGGATCTGCTGAAGCAGGCATGCCCTTGA
- the pyk gene encoding pyruvate kinase yields MRKTKIVCTIGPSSESLENIKKLIMAGMNVARLNFSHGDFDEHGNRIKNIRQACAELNKTVAILLDTKGPEIRTGKLAVEPIDLVQDEYVTLTTEEILGDKDRISVTYKELPQDVEAGSTILIDDGLIGLSVVDIQGTEIKCKIVNGGTIKSKKGVNVPGVKISLPGITEKDANDIRFGIEQGIDFIAASFVRKASDVMEIRNLLEENNAGHIQIISKIENQEGVDNLDEILEVSDGLMVARGDLGVEIPAEEVPLVQKRMIEKCNLAGKPVITATQMLDSMQRNPRPTRAEASDVANAIFDGTDAIMLSGETAAGKYPVESVLTMSRIAEKAESALEYHEILAKQSSKQQATVTDAISQAVANSALELDAKAIISSTQTGYTARMVSKYRPKAPIIAVTPSEQVMRGLCLSWGVVTVKSEAANSTDEMFDEAVRGGVNTGIVSEGDLVVITAGVPTGCAGSTNLIKISQIGQSRLS; encoded by the coding sequence ATGCGTAAAACGAAAATTGTCTGTACGATCGGTCCTTCCAGCGAATCCTTGGAAAACATCAAGAAATTGATCATGGCCGGCATGAACGTCGCCCGTCTGAACTTCTCGCACGGCGACTTCGATGAGCACGGCAACCGCATCAAAAATATTCGTCAGGCTTGCGCCGAGCTGAACAAGACAGTTGCTATCCTGCTCGACACCAAGGGCCCGGAAATCCGTACGGGAAAATTGGCGGTAGAGCCGATTGACCTCGTTCAGGACGAATATGTCACATTGACGACGGAAGAAATTTTGGGAGACAAGGACCGCATCTCGGTTACATATAAAGAATTGCCGCAAGATGTGGAAGCAGGTTCAACGATTCTGATCGACGACGGTCTGATCGGACTGTCTGTCGTTGATATTCAAGGCACAGAAATCAAATGTAAAATCGTTAACGGCGGAACGATTAAGAGCAAAAAAGGCGTAAACGTTCCAGGCGTGAAGATTTCTCTGCCGGGCATTACGGAGAAAGACGCAAATGATATCCGCTTCGGGATTGAACAGGGTATCGACTTCATTGCGGCTTCTTTTGTGCGTAAAGCGAGCGACGTCATGGAAATCCGCAACCTGCTCGAAGAGAACAACGCAGGCCACATCCAAATCATCTCGAAGATCGAGAACCAAGAAGGTGTGGACAACCTCGACGAGATTCTGGAAGTATCCGACGGCCTGATGGTTGCGCGCGGAGACCTCGGTGTCGAGATTCCGGCGGAAGAAGTGCCACTCGTTCAGAAGCGAATGATTGAGAAGTGCAACCTGGCCGGCAAGCCGGTCATTACTGCAACGCAAATGCTTGATTCCATGCAGCGCAACCCGCGTCCGACCCGCGCTGAAGCGAGCGACGTGGCGAACGCCATCTTCGACGGCACCGATGCGATCATGCTGTCCGGCGAGACGGCTGCAGGTAAATATCCGGTAGAGTCGGTACTGACAATGTCCCGCATTGCAGAGAAAGCAGAGTCTGCGCTCGAATATCATGAGATTCTGGCGAAGCAAAGCTCGAAGCAGCAGGCGACTGTAACTGACGCTATCAGCCAAGCGGTAGCGAACTCTGCATTGGAGCTGGATGCGAAGGCGATTATCAGCTCTACGCAGACAGGCTATACGGCACGGATGGTATCCAAATACCGTCCGAAGGCGCCAATCATCGCTGTCACTCCATCGGAGCAAGTGATGCGTGGTCTGTGCCTGTCCTGGGGCGTCGTTACCGTCAAGAGCGAAGCAGCCAATTCGACGGACGAAATGTTCGATGAAGCGGTTCGCGGCGGCGTGAACACGGGCATCGTATCCGAAGGCGACCTCGTCGTCATTACGGCTGGCGTGCCTACCGGCTGCGCAGGCTCAACGAACTTGATCAAGATTAGCCAAATCGGTCAAAGCCGCCTTTCTTAA
- a CDS encoding DNA polymerase III subunit alpha, translating to MEPFVHLHVHSEYSLLDGAARIENLAARAAQYGMKALALTDHGVMYGTIAFYKACLAHGVKPIIGMEAYVTTGSLHEKGSRKEQPIYHLILLAKNEEGYRNLMRITSIGHLEGFHYKPRVDMDTLRRHADGIIALSACLGGEVSQHVLHGREEAAREAAERYRDIFKDGFYLELQDHGLPEQKKVNLGLVALSEATGIPLAVTNDVHYMEEEDAAVQDVLICIGTGKTKEDEDRLKMGTTQMYFKSREEMNALFRHVPEAVANTARIAEQCQVTLDLGASILPSFEPLPPGVSAPEYLRQLCQEGLERRYSDLPVWAEEEFRAAAQERLNYELDTIDKMGFSEYFLIVWDFIRFAHEQGIMTGPGRGSSAGSLVAYTLRITNVDPLKYRLLFERFLNPERITMPDIDIDFNDERRDEVIHYVADKYGHDRVAQIITFGTMAARAAVRDVGRVLNVPYNETDRAAKLIPNQIGMTLAKALNASSELREWKERQPRIGELLDMAAKVERMPRHASTHAAGVVISREPLTHYVPLQAGTEHAALTQYSMEHLEAVGLLKMDFLGLRTLSIIERTLGWVKKDTGDEISLNALDDTDPSTYALMCRGDTTGVFQLESAGMRRVLRELKPSSFEDIISVLALYRPGPMEFIPNFIQSKHGLKPVEYPHPDLEPILRDTYGIIVYQEQIMHIASKMAGFSLGEADLLRRAVSKKKREVLDQQRQHFVEGSLGQGYSAEEANRVYDMIVRFADYGFPRAHAAAYAVLAFQTAYLKTHYPTEFMASMLTANMGSHRKVAEYIDDCRRLGIEVLPPDVNESFVPFTPVAGGIRFGLGAIKNVGTLAIDSIIRERQERPYADLLDFCQRVDLRVCNRRVIESLIQGGAFDSLPGHRAQLLAMIDETLEAAAKWRKDREDLQIQFLDLVEVNNWTIDYPDVQPLTMSQQLELERELLGLYLSGHPLDEYDQLLEELDTDRLVDLHEAPDESECIVAGMIVSLRTITTKKGKPMAFAELEDRVERAEVVLFPEVWKRAERLVGKGALVAVQAKVQLEDEGFKLLAHEVVPLEAGAVSGLAKRIAARRRKPLAAGMRAPDAAAPVAAGAAGHRATPPRPAAAGQPQQAPPAGSGAKSAPRGAKRQRVYIKITADRERPELLEELKRLLRTQPGPLPTVLFYEREQQLLALNDSYALKPSPDLFKRIEALFGEGSVRVK from the coding sequence ATGGAACCGTTCGTGCACCTGCACGTTCACAGTGAATACAGCCTGCTTGACGGTGCGGCCCGCATCGAGAATCTGGCCGCGCGGGCGGCTCAATATGGAATGAAGGCGCTGGCGCTTACCGATCATGGGGTCATGTACGGGACCATCGCCTTCTACAAAGCTTGCCTGGCGCACGGCGTCAAGCCGATTATCGGCATGGAGGCCTATGTTACGACCGGGTCCCTTCATGAAAAAGGCTCCCGCAAGGAGCAGCCAATCTATCACCTGATTCTGCTGGCGAAGAACGAAGAAGGCTACCGCAATCTGATGCGGATTACGTCCATCGGGCATTTGGAAGGATTTCATTACAAGCCGCGGGTGGACATGGACACGCTGCGCCGGCATGCGGACGGCATCATCGCGCTGAGCGCTTGCCTTGGAGGAGAGGTGTCCCAGCATGTGCTCCACGGGCGCGAAGAGGCCGCCCGGGAGGCGGCGGAACGTTACCGCGACATATTCAAGGACGGATTCTATCTGGAGCTGCAGGACCACGGGCTGCCTGAGCAGAAGAAGGTCAATCTCGGCCTTGTCGCGCTCAGCGAGGCGACGGGCATTCCGCTTGCGGTAACGAATGACGTCCATTATATGGAGGAAGAGGATGCCGCGGTGCAGGATGTCCTCATCTGCATCGGCACGGGCAAGACGAAGGAAGACGAGGATCGGCTGAAGATGGGGACGACCCAAATGTACTTCAAGTCGAGGGAGGAGATGAACGCGCTGTTCCGCCACGTTCCGGAGGCGGTGGCCAATACGGCGCGCATTGCGGAGCAGTGTCAGGTGACGCTGGACCTTGGCGCCTCGATTCTTCCTTCCTTCGAGCCGCTGCCGCCGGGGGTGTCCGCCCCAGAGTACTTGCGGCAGTTGTGCCAGGAAGGGCTTGAACGGCGCTACTCGGATCTGCCCGTCTGGGCGGAAGAGGAGTTCCGGGCGGCGGCGCAGGAGCGGCTGAACTATGAGCTGGACACGATCGATAAGATGGGATTCTCCGAGTATTTCCTTATCGTGTGGGATTTCATCCGCTTCGCGCATGAGCAGGGCATCATGACCGGACCCGGCCGGGGTTCGTCCGCCGGCAGCCTGGTCGCCTACACCTTGCGCATTACGAATGTGGATCCGCTCAAATACCGGCTGCTGTTCGAGCGGTTCCTCAATCCTGAACGGATTACGATGCCGGATATCGACATCGATTTCAATGACGAGCGGCGCGACGAAGTCATCCACTATGTCGCAGACAAATACGGCCATGATCGAGTCGCGCAGATCATCACCTTCGGCACGATGGCCGCACGCGCGGCCGTACGGGATGTCGGCCGGGTGCTGAACGTACCCTATAACGAGACGGATCGGGCCGCCAAGCTGATCCCGAACCAGATTGGCATGACGTTGGCTAAGGCGCTGAACGCCAGCAGCGAGCTGCGTGAATGGAAGGAACGCCAGCCCCGCATCGGCGAGCTGCTCGACATGGCGGCGAAGGTGGAGCGGATGCCGCGCCACGCGTCGACCCATGCGGCAGGGGTCGTTATCAGCCGGGAGCCGCTGACGCATTACGTGCCGCTACAGGCCGGGACGGAGCATGCGGCGCTTACGCAGTATTCGATGGAGCATCTGGAAGCGGTCGGACTGCTGAAGATGGATTTCCTCGGCCTGCGCACGTTGTCGATTATCGAGCGCACGCTCGGTTGGGTGAAGAAGGATACGGGAGACGAGATCAGCCTGAACGCGCTCGACGACACGGATCCGTCTACCTATGCGCTTATGTGCAGAGGCGATACGACCGGCGTGTTCCAGCTGGAATCGGCCGGCATGCGCCGCGTGCTGCGGGAATTGAAGCCATCGTCGTTCGAGGATATCATATCTGTCCTCGCGCTGTACCGGCCGGGTCCGATGGAGTTCATCCCGAATTTTATTCAGAGCAAGCACGGCCTGAAGCCGGTGGAATACCCGCATCCCGATCTGGAGCCGATTCTCCGGGATACTTACGGAATTATCGTCTATCAGGAGCAGATTATGCACATTGCCTCCAAGATGGCGGGATTCAGCCTGGGGGAAGCGGATCTGCTGCGGCGGGCCGTATCGAAGAAGAAGCGTGAAGTGCTGGACCAGCAGCGCCAGCATTTCGTGGAAGGCAGTCTGGGGCAGGGCTATTCGGCGGAAGAAGCGAACCGGGTGTACGACATGATCGTCCGCTTCGCCGACTACGGCTTCCCGCGTGCCCATGCGGCGGCGTATGCCGTGCTCGCCTTCCAGACGGCTTATTTGAAGACGCATTATCCGACAGAATTCATGGCGTCCATGTTGACCGCCAATATGGGCAGCCACCGGAAGGTGGCGGAATATATCGACGATTGCCGGCGGCTCGGCATCGAGGTGCTGCCTCCGGATGTGAATGAGAGCTTCGTGCCGTTCACGCCGGTTGCGGGCGGCATCCGCTTCGGCCTGGGCGCGATCAAGAATGTCGGCACGCTGGCGATCGACAGCATTATTCGCGAGCGTCAGGAGCGGCCTTATGCGGATTTGCTCGATTTTTGCCAGCGGGTCGATCTGCGCGTCTGCAACCGGCGGGTTATTGAGTCGCTCATCCAAGGCGGCGCCTTCGATTCCTTGCCGGGGCACCGCGCCCAGCTGCTCGCCATGATCGACGAGACGCTGGAGGCGGCCGCGAAGTGGCGCAAGGATCGGGAAGATTTGCAGATCCAATTCCTCGATCTCGTCGAGGTGAACAACTGGACGATCGATTATCCCGATGTCCAGCCGCTCACGATGTCGCAGCAGCTGGAGCTGGAGCGGGAGCTGCTCGGTCTCTATTTGTCCGGGCATCCGCTGGACGAATACGATCAACTGCTGGAGGAGCTCGACACCGATCGGCTTGTCGACCTGCACGAGGCGCCTGACGAGAGCGAGTGCATCGTCGCGGGCATGATCGTGTCGCTTCGCACCATTACGACGAAGAAGGGCAAGCCGATGGCCTTCGCCGAGCTGGAGGACCGCGTGGAACGGGCCGAGGTCGTGCTGTTCCCGGAAGTGTGGAAGCGGGCGGAGCGGCTCGTCGGCAAGGGCGCGCTCGTGGCGGTGCAGGCGAAGGTGCAGCTCGAGGACGAGGGCTTCAAGCTGCTCGCCCACGAGGTGGTGCCGCTCGAGGCCGGCGCCGTCTCCGGCTTGGCGAAGCGCATCGCCGCCCGCCGGCGGAAGCCGCTTGCGGCAGGGATGCGCGCACCGGATGCCGCCGCGCCCGTAGCGGCCGGCGCCGCCGGACACCGGGCCACGCCGCCGCGCCCGGCTGCGGCCGGCCAGCCGCAGCAGGCGCCACCGGCGGGCTCCGGCGCCAAGAGCGCGCCGCGCGGGGCGAAGCGCCAGCGCGTCTACATCAAGATCACGGCCGACCGCGAGCGGCCGGAGCTGCTGGAGGAGCTGAAGCGGCTCCTCCGGACGCAGCCCGGCCCGCTGCCGACCGTGCTGTTCTACGAGCGCGAGCAGCAGCTTCTCGCGCTGAATGACTCGTACGCGCTGAAGCCTTCGCCAGACCTGTTCAAGCGAATCGAGGCGCTATTCGGCGAAGGAAGCGTACGCGTAAAATAA